Proteins from one Falco naumanni isolate bFalNau1 chromosome 2, bFalNau1.pat, whole genome shotgun sequence genomic window:
- the LOC121084010 gene encoding carbonyl reductase [NADPH] 1-like has protein sequence MSNVPVAVVTGSNKGIGFAIVRALCKQFPGDVYLTARDPGRGQEAVAKLQEEGLRPLFHQLDIDDLQSIRALRDFLKEKYGGLNVLVNNAGIAFKVHDTTPFAVQAEVTLRTNFFGTRNVCTELLPLVKPYGRVVNVSSMVSSSALGGCSQELQQKFRSNTITEDELVELMTKFVEDTKKSVHEKEGWPNTAYGVSKIGVTVLSRIQARMLNEKRKGDHILLNACCPGWVRTDMAGPKATKSPDEGAETPVYLALLPLDADGPHGQFLSNKTVRTW, from the exons ATGTCCAACGTGCCGGTGGCTGTGGTGACTGGGTCCAACAAAGGGATTGGATTTGCAATTGTGCGGGCTCTGTGCAAGCAGTTCCCAGGGGACGTGTACCTGACAGCCCGAGACCCTGGCCGTGGCCAGGAAGCAGTGGCAAAGCTCCAGGAGGAAGGGCTGCGTCCACTCTTCCATCAGCTGGATATCGATGATCTGCAGAGCATCAGAGCTCTCCGTGATTTCCTAAAGGAGAAATATGGAGGGCTGAATGTGCTGGTTAACAATGCAGGGATTGCTTTCAAAG TTCATGACACAACTCCATTTGCGGTCCAAGCAGAGGTTACGCTGAGGACAAACTTTTTTGGAACCAGGAACGTTTGCACAGAGTTGTTGCCTCTTGTGAAGCCTTATG GTAGAGTGGTGAATGTCTCTAGTATGGTAAGTAGCTCAGCtctgggaggctgcagccaAGAACTACAGCAAAAGTTTCGCAGCAACACAATCACTGAGGATGAGTTAGTGGAACTCATGACCAAATTTGTGGAAGATACCAAGAAAAGTGTGCATGAGAAAGAAGGCTGGCCAAATACTGCCTATGGGGTATCCAAAATTGGTGTCACAGTCTTGTCCAGGATTCAAGCCCGGAtgttaaatgagaaaagaaaaggtgacCACATCCTTCTCAATGCCTGCTGTCCTGGATGGGTGAGAACAGACATGGCAGGTCCTAAAGCCACTAAATCACCAGATGAAGGGGCTGAGACCCCAGTTTATTTGGCCCTTTTGCCTTTGGATGCTGATGGTCCTCATGGCCAGTTTCTTAGTAACAAGACTGTTCGAACCTGGTAA